In a single window of the Zea mays cultivar B73 chromosome 5, Zm-B73-REFERENCE-NAM-5.0, whole genome shotgun sequence genome:
- the LOC100285503 gene encoding lil3 protein, with translation MATSTFSPRPATLKPLRARAKPAGLQLHLLPFPRLRVACATAAGEAPPVEQRDEVEPASAAASNGTAVKVEASAAKPESPPAPAPVPAFRDARWVNGTWDLTKFDKGGGVDWDAVIDAEARRRKWLEDYPEATSTDDAVVFDTSIIPWWAWMKRFHLPEAEKLNGRAAMVGFFMAYFVDSLTGVGLVDQMGNFFCKTLLFVAVAGVLLVRKNEDVESLKKLIDETTFYDRQWQATWQDDPTEGPKN, from the exons ATGGCGACCTCCACCTTCTCTCCGCGCCCCGCCACCCTCAAGCCCCTGCGGGCACGCGCCAAGCCCGCCGGCCTCCAGCTCCACCTCCTCCCCTTCCCGCGCCTCCGCGTCGCCTGCGCCACCGCCGCCGGGGAGGCGCCGCCCGTTGAGCAGCGGGACGAGGTGGAGCCGGCCTCTGCCGCGGCATCCAACGGGACTGCCGTTAAGGTCGAGGCGTCCGCCGCGAAGCCCGAgtccccgcccgcgcccgcgccggtCCCGGCCTTCCGCGACGCCAGGTGGGTCAACGGCACCTGGGACCTCACCAAGTTCGACAAGGGCGGCGGCGTCGACTGGGACGCCGTCATCGACGCCG AGGCCAGGAGAAGGAAATGGCTCGAAGACTACCCGGAGGCGACGAGCACAGACGATGCCGTCGTCTTCGACACCTCCATTATCCCGTGGTGGGCATGGATGAAGCGGTTCCACCTTCCTGAAGCCGAGAAGCTAAACG GTCGGGCCGCCATGGTTGGCTTCTTCATGGCCTACTTCGTGGACAGCTTGACGGGCGTGGGCCTCGTCGACCAGATGGGCAACTTCTTCTGCAAGACGCTGCTGTTCGTCGCCGTCGCCGGCGTGCTGCTGGTCAGGAAGAACGAGGACGTGGAGTCGCTCAAGAAGCTCATCGACGAGACTACGTTCTACGACAGGCAGTGGCAGGCTACCTGGCAAGATGACCCAACCGAGGGGCCAAAGAATTAG